The Polyodon spathula isolate WHYD16114869_AA unplaced genomic scaffold, ASM1765450v1 scaffolds_3419, whole genome shotgun sequence sequence GGTTAGACAGAGAGCTCTGCACAGAGAGCTCAGTGCAGGTTAGACAGAGAGCTCTGCACAGAGAGTTCAGTGTGGGTTAGACAGAGAGCTCTGCACAGAGAGTTCAGTGTGGGTTAGACAGAGAGCTCTGCACAGAGAGTTCAGTGTGGGTTAGACAGAGAGCTCTGCACAGAGAGTTCAGTGTGGGTTAGACAGAGAGCTCTGCACAGAGAGTTCAGTGTGGGTTAGACAGAGAGCTCTGCACAGAGAGCTCAGTGTGGGTTAGACAGAGCTCTGCACAGAGAGCTTAGTGTGGGTTAGACAGAGAGTCCTGCACAGAGAGCTCAGTGCAGGTTAGACAGAGAGCTCTGCACAGAGAGCTCAGTGCAGGTTAGACAGAGAGTCCTGCACAGAGAGCTCAGTGCGGGTTAGACAGGTCTGCACAGAGAGCTCAGTGCGGGTTAGACAGAGAGCTCTACACAGAGAGCTCAGTGTGGGTTAGACAGAGCTCTGCACAGAGAGCTTAGTGTGGGTTAGACAGAGAGCCCTGCACAGAGAGCTCAGTGCAGGTCAGTGCGGGTCTCAGGGCAACTGCTCAGTGTTATTAACTATGACAAACTACTCCTTTACCACTCGGTGATAACCGCATAATTCTCTCTATCGGGTAAGGGTGGCTTTCTACAGGACATTAAATGGCTACAGTGACAGGCAGGAAGTCACTTTCTGGTCAGCCTGGGTCTGGCTTGTAGCTACTCTCAGAAGCAATGAGACAGTAAGGAAGCCTCCACTTATAGCCAATAGAAAATCGCTATTTACAGAACCAGTAAATACCAGCAGTCACCACAGATGTGGAGACACAACACATCTCTCCacataatgaacatgtgactgtgCAATTCCAAATGTTGCTTTCCAGCAGTTTTTATGGCGCTgtatattttttctaatattgTTTTACTCCTGATACAGAATATACATACAGAGTATGCAGCAACACTAAGACAAACTAGAAGAAAGATTCAACACGCTtctcaactagaagtctttctcagggTCTTCAATGGAAACACTATTTGGAAGAAAATGGAAGAAATAACAGGGCTGGGATGCTTGTCGGTGACTTCATGTTTTAGTTTCTGCCAGTATTTGGAAATGGGGAGTATCTCATCTAGCAAGCTATAGCCGTGCCACCCCATTACCGCCCCCCCCGCACTCATATTTAATGTCATTTTGAGACATCTTGAAATCCTGGCACAGCCATGATGGATCTGGACTGCTGCACTCACCGATGTACTGGGGGGTGCCAGACAGGCTCTTGTACTCCACCCCCTCCTCTATCCGGTGGGCCAGTCCGAAGTCGATGAGCTTGATGTGGGGTTGGGGCACGTCCTTCTCCAGCAGCATGATGTTCTCTGGctgtgacacagagacacacacacacgcacacaatcaCAAACATGAATGAACATTCACACTCAGGACTACGATTTAAATCACAAATGTTTCATAAAGACCACTCATTAGCTACGAATTAAACACAGGGCATACCGTGGCACAGTCTGTCGACTCACTAACAGAATGGCCCGTATGCTACCTGTACACGTACTGTCTCTCAGCTCTCTACATGGTGAGGCAGGCTTGTGCTGCTGCGAGTCATTCCCCCAGGCTGGTGTATCAGCATTCCCGCCTGCCTCCTATATGAGAATCCATTTGCTATCTGGGATAAACCCTAATAAACAATTTTACTTATCAACTACTTCTCAGCTCACCTTTCGAGATACTGTCCTATTAATACATTCATTATGAAGAAGGCTGGTAGTGCAGCGCTGTTGGGTGGAGTGTGTGCTGCATGTGGAATTACGCTCTGGTAACCTGCTGGGGGATGTGTTTGGAGTGCTCGCTGTACCTTGAGGTCGAAGTGTGCAATGTGTTTGGAGTGCTCGCTGTACCTTGAGGTCGAAGTGTGCAATGTGTTTGGAGTGCTCGCTGTACCTTGAGGTGGAAGTGTGTGATGTGTTTGGAGTGCTCGCTGTACCTTGAGGTGGAAGTGTGTGATGTGTTTGGAGTGCTCGCTGTACCTTGAGGTCGAAGTGTGCGATGTGTTTGGAGTGCTCGCTGTACCTTGAGGTGGAAGTGTGTGATGTGTTTGGAGTGCTCGCTGTACCTTGAGGTGGAAGTGTGCGATGTGTTTGGAGTGCTCGCTGTACCTTGAGGTGGAAGTGTGCGATGTGTTTGGAGTGCTCGCTGTACCTTGAGGTCGAAGTGTGCGATGTGTTTGGAGTGCATGTATCCCACTCCCTGCAGGATCTGCTTCATGAACTGGATGGCGTCGTCCTCGGAGAGCATCTCTTTCTCAGCAATGAAGTCAAAGAGCTCCCCTCCACGGATCCTGGGACAGAGAAGACACAGTCAACCAGGACAGGCTCAACCAGGACAGGCACCCAGGCAATCAACCAGCACAGTCACAACCAACACAACCAGGCAATCAACCAGCACAACCAGCACAGTCACAACCAGTACAACCAGGCAATCAACCAGCACAGTCACAACCAGCACAACCAGGCAATCAACCAGCACAACCAGGCAATCAACCAGCACAACCAGGCACTCAACCAGCACAGTCACAACCAGCGCGTTGGTCCGAGGACCAACACAACCAGGCAATCAACCAGCACAGTCACAACCAGCACAACCAGGCAATCAACCAGCACAACCAGCACAGTCACAAACAGCACAACCAGGCAATCAACAAGCACAACCAGCACAATCACAAACAGCACAACCAGGCAATCAACAAGCACAACCAGCACAGTCACAAACAACACAATCAGGCATTCAACAAGCACAACCAGCACAGTCACAACCAGCACAACCACGCAATCAACCAGCACAACCAGGCAATCAACCAGCACAACCAGGCACAGTCACAACCAGCACAACCAGGCAATCAACCAGCACAACCAGCACAGTCACAACCAGTACAACCAGGCAATCAACCAGCACAGTCACAACCAGCACAACCAGGCAATCAACCAGCACAACCAGCACAGTCACAACCAGCACAACCAGGCAATCAACCAGCACAGTCACAACCAGCACAACCAGGCAATCAACCAGCACAACCAGGCACTCAACCAGCACAGTCACAACCAGCACAACCAGGCAATCAACAAGCACAGCCAGCACCAGCACAGTCAACCAACACAATCAGGCAATCAACCAGCACAACCAGCACAGTCACAACCAGCACAACCAGGCAATCAACAAGCACAGCCAGCACAGTCACAACCAGCACAACCAGGCAATCAACCAGCACAGTCACAACCAGCACAACCAGGCAATTTAAACCaggctttattttttatcatcTGCTCCTAGCCTGATACTTTGTAAACAACTTTGATAAGAAttcagtggagtggagcaccatGTGTTTCTATAGAAACGTGTGCAGCTGTGTTTATACAGAGGTTCTGCATGGGCAACAGGGACTACTACTGGCCTGGACTAAGAATAATCACACAGCCTCCACTGGTGTAGAGATAGAAACCAGGGCACGGGGAGTGTGTAGAGGAGATATATATCCCTAGcttctccagcactgtcatcaCCCTgcatctcaataataataatactgagtgctagtctacacactccagtCTCAGCTCTCATGGCTAACGAGAGCTTGTGAAATGCCAGTGTGGTTGGCTCTAGTGACACACAGTGCCCAGCCTAGCCCAGTTTGCTGAAGTCAGTCCAACTCCCTGAAGAGCTGCAGGAATGAGACCCCGAGGGGACCCTGTGATCTCTAACTTCAGCCCTGACTAATTCTCCTGTAAACCGAGCCCCCCCCCCGCAGGATGCTTGTCAGAGCCACTGGAATGTTTCAGCAGGGCTTGTCTCACCTGTACATGCTTGTTTTTAATCTCCTGGAATCCCTGGATAATAATCTGGCACTACTAGCACCTACACCCCTCTAActttctctcctcttctcccCTTTCCTCTCCTCCCCGcctttcctctcctcctcctctcctctcctcttccctctcctctcaaTCCTCTTCTCTCATCTCCTTTCCTCTCCTGTCCTcgcctcctctctcctctctacccTCTCCTATCCCCtctatcctcctctctctcctcccctctcctccagtGTGTGGGACAGataggagagagtgagagagagatgagTTAGAGTGTGCATAactcctctatctctctctccccctctccctctctcctctctctcccctctctctccctcctctctctctccctctctcctcctcccctctatcctctctctctctctctctctcctctcctcactcctctcctctctcccctctcatccCCCTGTCTCCCATCCCTCCTCTCCTCATACTCACATCTCCAGTATGAGCACCAGCTCTGCCTTGCTCTCGAACACGTCTCTCAGAGCCATGATGTTGGGATGCTGCAGGGCTTGCAGGATCTCCACCTCTCGCTCCACGTCCTCCCGATCCAGCCCCAGCCGGCTGCTCTTGCATTTCCGGATCTTCAGGAACTTCCCGGCGTAGTCCGTTCCCGAGCCCTTCTCTCGGACCAGCCTCACCGTGCCATAGTGACCACTGGGGGGAGACAGAGAGGACGTTCATTCAGACAGCAGACTGGGTTACTGTTCAACTGCTATCAttgacaaaataaacataaaaacagcgTTTACTGTGAAAACCACGCTCATTGGAAAAGTGAATggactctttctttctttctggtgCTTCACAATAGTAACTATTCTCAATACAGTAAAAAACACCCTGAACCAGAGAAGCTACATGAAGACAGACTTGCCTCTGCCactactgtctgtctgtctgtctgttgctGGCAGTGCATAACATTTTGGTGGACGTCTCTAATCTGTACCACTGACTGCTGACAGTgccatgtctgtctgtctatctgtctgtctgtctgcattgccattctCTGTGCTAATTGGAGAATGCCCATATGTATTAAAGGGGGGATACATCGTTTGTTTTCGGTTCTGTGTTTTCGGtacagcaccactgcacaccatggcaaaataaagaaagaaacagataCATGAAATAGGAGGTCTCACAAGGCATAATGGAGTGTATGGCTGTACATCCATGCAACATCTCATCTAATAAACGTGCGCATTGGTGCTTTCCTGACCCTGTGTCTCCTTCCTGATGCCATCCTGTCACACTGCCTTTCTGCTACCATTGCCCCTAAGTATAATACTTAAACACTGTAGCCTGCCTGCCTAGCCCTGTCCCTCATTAGAAAGCACGCAGCTATATCAAAGCTACTCTGTAACTTCCTCCAGTTAGTATGAGTCCTGCCTGCTTATCCAATCTCTGTTCCAGATTAACAGCTTGTGAAAAAGCAGTTTGGCAGCTTCATCACACAGCAACAACAGAAAGAAAAGTGACGTCAACATTCAAGAATATAAAGGAGTGGGTATTTAACCATTGAGAAAAACAAATAGTACAACACTGCTGaacctgcactgagacacacaccacactgcacacacccctgctgagacacacacaccgtacaacactcctgcactgagacacacaccacactgtacaacactcctgcactgagacacacaccacactgtacaacactcctgcactgagacacacaccacactgtacaacactcctgcactgagacacacaccacactgtacaacactcctgcactgagacacacaccacactgtacaacactgctgcactgagacacacaccacactgtacaacactgctgcactgagacacacaccacactgtacaacactgctgcactgagacacacaacaccacactgtacaacactcctgcactgagacacacaccacactgtacaacactcctgcactgagacacacaccacactgtacaacactcctgcactgagacacacaccacactgtacaacactcctgcactgagacacacaccacactgtacaacactcctgcaatgagacacacaccacactgtacaacactcctgcactgagacacacaccacactgtacaacactcctgcactgagacacacaccacactgtacaacactcctgcactgagacacacaccacactgtacaacactcctgcactgagacacacaccacactgtacaacactcctgcaatgagacacacaccacactgtacaacactgctgcaatgagacacacaccacactgtacaacactgcaatgagacacacaccacactgtacaacactcctgcaatgagacacacaccacactgtacaacactcctgcactgagacacacaccacactgtacaacactcctgcactgagacacacaccacactgtacaacactcctgcactgagacacacaacaccacactctacaacactcctgcactgagacacacaccacactgtacaacactcctgcactgagacacacaccacactgtacaacactcctgcactgagacacacaccacactgtacaacactcctgcactgagacacacaccacactgtacaacactcctgcactgagacacacaccacactgtacaacactgctgcactgagacacacaccacactgtacaacactcctgcactgagacacacaccacactgtacaacacttgCGTCAGCGAAGGTGAACACACAACCATGTTTGCTGAGGAAGTCCGTGAAatcagacacacaccacactgtacaacactcctgcactgagacacacaccacactgtacaacactcctgcactgagacacacaccacactgtacaacactcctgcactgagacacacaccacactgtacaacactgctgcactgagacacacaccacactgtacaacactcctgcactgagacacacaacaccacactgtacaacactcctgcactgagacacacaccacactgtacaacactgctgcactgagacacacaccacactgtacaacactcctgcactgagacacacacaccacactgtacaacactcctgcactgagacacacaccacactgtacaacactgctgcaatgagacacacaccacactgtacaacactgctgcactgagacacacacacaccacactgtacaacactcctgcactgagacacacaccacactgtacaacactcctgcactgagacacacaccacactgtacaacactcctgcactgagacacacaccacactgtacaacactcctgcactgacacacaacaccactacaacactcctgcacacaacaccacactgtacaacactcctgcactgagacacacaccacactgtacaacactcctgcactgagacacacaccacactgtacaacactcctgcaatgagacacacaccacactgtacaacactgctgcaatgagacacacaacactgtacaacactgtgagacacacaacactgtacaacactgctgcactgagacacacaccacactgtacaacactcctgcactgagacacacaccacactgtacaacactcctgcactgagacacacacacactgtacaacactgcaatGAGACACACAACACTACAAcacctgcactgagacacacaccacactgtacaacactcctgcactgagacacacaccacactgtacaacactcctgcactgacacacaccacactgtacaacactcctgcactgagacacacaccacaccacactgtacaacactcctgcactgagacacacaccacactgtacaacactcctgcactgagacacacaccacactgtacaacactcctgcactgagacacacaccacactgtacaacactcctgcactgagacacacaccacactgtacaacactcctgcactgagacacacaccacactgtacaacactgctgcactgagacacacaccacactgtacaacactgctgcactgagacacacaccacactgtacaacactgctgcaatgagacacacaccacactgtacaacactgctgcactgagacacacaccacactgtacaacactcctgcactgagacacacaccacactgtacaacactgctgcaatgagacacacactacactgtacaacactgctgcaatgagacacacaccacactgtacaacactgctgcaatgagacacacaccacactgtacaacactgctgcactgagacacacaccacactgtacaacactcctgcactgagacacacaccacactgtacaacactgctgcactgagacacacaccacactgtacaacactcctgcaatgagacacacactgtacaacactcctgcactgagacacacaccacactgtacaacactgctgcactgagacacacaccacactgtacaacactcctgcaatgagacacacaccacactgtacaacactcctgcaatgagacacacactacactgtacaacactcctgcaatgagacacacactacactgtacaacactcctgcaatgagacacacaccacactgtacaacactcctgcaatgagacacacacacacactgtacaacactgctgcactgagacacacaccacactgtacaacactcctgcaatgagacacacactacactgtacaacactcctgcaatgagacacacactacactgtacaacactgctgcaatgagacacacactacactgtacaacactgctgcactgagacacacagcacaTCACATCTAGTATCAGTTGCTTGCATTGCATTCCTGGAATGTTTCAAGCAGTGCTAAAAAGGCGATGTCATGAAAAAGCATGACCTACTGTATCACACCCTGTTGGgattcatttgaattgaaagagatTGTAATTACAACAGGActtttctggttaaataaaacaacagaaatCCAATATGTCATGCTTATTTCAATAAGAACatactgtgtgtatttataaatagCGGATGTCTTTGCTTTGCAGGTTGGTCGTGCAGTTCTGAAAGGTAATGAAATCCAGCCTCACCTGCCCAGCACCTCTCCTATTTCATACAGGTCCTCCACAATCCCCAGCTTAAACACAGCCATGATGGATCAGCAGACTCTCAACACACTCTACACCATCCTGGGAGGGGTCTGTCTGCCCTGGGGGAGCGGGAGAGGGGGGACcgggaaggagagagggagagagagtgaatGGTTTCAGGAGCAGaacagagacttcaggcatctcaATCCGGCCCAACCTGATGACATAGTGGAGATAAAACCTTCACAAAGTTTTTCCTTTTTAGCACAATTAAAAATGTCCAGTTACAGAACAAGCCGACTCTGCCTACCATTGTTCATCATGAGGGGCAGGGTTCTTTTATTACTCAATAACGGAAcggaaaataattataataatctttacttttatataaagcaactttcatagtggaccaccatcacaaaacgctttccAAGATACAAGACGAGGGTGTGTGAatgatgcatcagctgcagagtcacttacaacaagtctcaccccaaagacagacaAGGCTACCAGTGTGCTTAGCTgaacaaacacacagggctttgaaaccagcaaacacacagggcttgaaccagctctgaaaccagggCTGAACCAGccctgaaaccagcaaacacacagggcttgaaccagctctgaaaccagcaaacacacagggcttgaaccactctgaaacagcaaacacacagggcttgaacccgCTCTGAAACCACTGATTACTgaacaaacacacagggcttgaaccagctctgaaaccagcaaacacacagggcttgaaccagctctgaaaccagcaaacacacagggcttgaaccagctctgaaaccagcaaacacacagggcttgaaccagctctgaaaccagcaaacacacagggcttgaaccagctctgaaaccagcaaacacacagggcttgaaccagctctgaaaccagcaaacacacagggcttgaaccagctctgaaaccagcaaacacacagggcttgaaccagctctgaaaccagcaaacacacagggcttgaaccagctctgaaaccagcaaacacacaaccagctctgaaaccagcaaacacacagggcttgaaccagctctgaaaccagcaaacacacagggcttgaaccagctctgaaaccagcaaacacacagggcttgaaccagctctgaaaccagcaaacacacagggcttgaaccagctctgaaaccagcaaacacacagggcttgaaccagctctgaaaccagcaaacacacagggcttgaaccagctctgaaaccagcaaacacacagggcttgaaccagctctgaaaccagcaaacacacagggcttgaaccagctctgaaaccagcaaacacacagggcttgaaccagctgaaaccagcaaacacacagggcttgaaccagctctgaaaccagcaaacacacagggcttgaaccagctctgaaaccagcaaacacacagggcttgaaccagctctgaaaccagcaaacacacagggcttgaaccagctctgaaaccagcaaacacacagggcttgaaccagctctgaaaccagcaaacacacagggcttgaaccagctctgaaaccagcaaacacacagggcttgaaccagctctgaaaccagcaaacacacagggcttgaaccagctctgaaaccagcaaacacacagggcttgaaccagctctgaaaccagcaaacacacagggc is a genomic window containing:
- the LOC121311947 gene encoding death-associated protein kinase 3-like, with product MAVFKLGIVEDLYEIGEVLGSGHYGTVRLVREKGSGTDYAGKFLKIRKCKSSRLGLDREDVEREVEILQALQHPNIMALRDVFESKAELVLILEMIRGGELFDFIAEKEMLSEDDAIQFMKQILQGVGYMHSKHIAHFDLKPENIMLLEKDVPQPHIKLIDFGLAHRIEEGVEYKSLSGTPQYIGECSSPDPSWLCQDFKMSQNDIKYECGGGGNGVARL